The Fervidobacterium pennivorans DNA segment CAGTTATCTTCTACTTTTAGCCTATCAATTCCTCCTTGCGTACGCCTTTTCAAATGCATGGTACATAGATGCATTTTACTTTACACCAAAACGAAAAGATTACACAGATGATAAAGGTTTGGAAAGTCGGGGGATAAATTCGCCATTTGAGTTGAAAAAACCAACTCTGATGTTTAAGACGTTTGGAGAGATATACTCTTCCCCGTTTGTTGATAGTGAGGAGTCAGTTTATGTCGTATCTGCCGATGCAACGTTTTACAAGTATGCTTTCGATGGAACGTTATTATGGAGTATTGAGCTCGGTTCTGAGAGTTTTTCAGGACCGTTTGCTGACAAATATGGGAATTTGTACATTGTGGATAACGGTGGAGAAGTTAGAAAGTATACGATTAATGGAGAAAAGCTCTGGAGCTCTAGGATTGGAAAAACTCTAACTTTTTCAGCAGTACTGGTTGATGATAAGATTTATGTAATGACTTTTGATGGAAATCTGTACGAGGTTAATTCGCAAGGCACTAAGAGAAAGTTACTCAGTATTTCGGAGTATATAGAATTGAATCCACTTGTAACAGAAGAGGGGATATATATTTTAACATCCGAAGGGAAGTTATATAAATTTTCGATCGATGGAAATGAGATTTGGCATCTCGTTACCGGGTTTGTAAGTGCAATGCCAGTACTTGGTAGTGATGGGAACTTGTACATAGGTTGCGAAGATAAGTTTTTGTACTCTATCAATTCAAAAGATGGGAGTATAAATTGGGGATTTAAAACGAATGAAAAGATTAACGTTTCACCAGCATTAGATAGTTTAGATAATACAGAACATGTGTACGTTGGTTCTGGAGAAGAATTATTCTGCCTCGATTTAAATGGGAATTTGATTTGGAAATTTGACATGAGTTCTGAAATTTCAGTTTCACCGACTGTTTTGGAAGACAATGATATATATATCGGTTGCAAAGGTGGGGATTATTTCTCATTAAGAAGAGATGGGAGCGTTAAGTGGTATTGGAAGATGGGAGCGGGCGTATATGCAAAACCTGTTATGTCTAAATCTCAGAAAGTTTATGTACCTTGTACAGATGGAAATGTTTATTTGTTTGAATAGTCCTGAATTTAAAAAGAAAGGAGTGGCTATATGGAAAGGCCAGACATTTACCGCATTGGTAGCTGGCGCTGGATAATAACAAGCCTAATTTTTACGATTATTTTTGGCTACTTCATCTTTGGACCATATGGTACTAAGATTAACAACGCCATCGGAGAGGCTGTGATTGATTCAAAATTTTTACTGTCCGAGAACTATATATCAGATTATGTAGATAAAGTCAACGAGGTAGATGCAAAGAGCTTTGTATATTTGCACGTGTTAGATTCGTTCTTTGCGTTGAGCTATTCTTTTCTTCTTTGGTCAATATCCGTTAGAATATTTCTTGAGCGAATTCAGATGTCGAACGAGTTTTTAACTGTATTTTCTCTTTTTGGTGGTTTGTTTGATTTGGTTGAGAATATAATGATTATTGGGTTAATCTATTTTAAAAAGAGCGTGTTCGATTCCTTTAGCAAAGTCTTGATATTCGTCACACCGGGAAAATTTGTTTTGTTAGGAGCCACGATTGTAATTTTGTTAGTAGGCTTAATTGTGAGTTTTTTTAAACATGGAACGGAGGTTTGAAATGAAGATACTCACTTTGAATTTGCACACATACCAAGAGTTATCATGGGAAAAAGAGGACACGTTATGTTCCTTTTTGAAAAAATACAGACCCATTCAAGAAACAATTGCTAATTTTATAACAGAAAAAAACGTTGACTTTGCTTTTTTTCAGGAAGCCGGTCAGTATATTCACGATGAAGCAGATATGGAGTTATTTGGTGTGTTAATAAAAAAGAGCAATTATGTGAGGATTTTGTCCGATATTCTCTTTGAACAAGGCAGAAATTATTACTTTACCTGGGATGTTTCACATTTTGGTTTTGGTGTGTGGGAAGAAGGACTTGGGATACTTTCAAAGTATCCTATCGTAGAATTTGAAAGTAGATATGTTTCGAGAAAGGATGATTTAAATACATTTTACTCAAGAAAAATTATCAGAGCACGTGTTTATGTTGGCAACAATATAACAGACCTCTATTGCGCCCATTTTAATTGGAAAGAAGCGGGATTTGTGGAAGAATTTTTAAAATTGGTAAATTGGATTAAGGAGGTTGGAAACGATAGCTTTGTTATTGCAGGGGATTTTAACATACCGTATGGTTCTGAAGAATACCTGCTTGTGATAAACACTAAAATTTTTGGAAGAAGATTAATCGATGCTTGGGTTGTTGCCAATCCTGAAAAACCTGCTCAACCAACTTTCCGCGGAGACATACTCTCAAAAGAGAGTGAGCGGATAGACTATATCTTTATTCCGGAAGGATGGGAAGTGAAAGATTCAGAGATTGTGTTTGATAAGGAAAGAGTGTCTGATCATATGGGAGTTTTTTGCGAAGTTTTAAATAAGTAAAAAGACAAAAAAATAAAGGGGCTTAACGCCCCTTTGTGTTTTTATATCGTCTGAATCCACAAAATCTTTGCTTTCTCTTTTCCAGGGTTTCTCATATAGTGGACACAATCGCCTGAGTAATAGAAACAGTCTCCCTCGTTGGCACGGTATCTTTTTCCATCTATATAGATATCAACGGAACCTTCAATAACGTAACCGAACTCATCACCATCATGGTAACCTTCTTGTTCAGTTTGTGCCCCAGGTTCTAGTTCAACAATCTTGGCATCGAGCTCCTTATCTTCTACAGCGTCCATGAGGATTTCAATATTTACACCTTTCGGTAGATCATACACAGGCACGCGTTCGTCCTTTTTGAATATTATTTTTTTCTGCTCATCAGAAAAGAAGTGCTTTAAATCTGTTCCCAGAACGCGTAATATCCTTTCCAATGTCTCAACAGATGGAGAGACTTTGTCGCTTTCAAGTTGAGAGATGAAACTTCTTGATAAGTCACATCGGTCAGCTAATTCTTCTTGTGTATAACCTCTTGCTAAACGAAGTCTTTTCAATTTACTTCCCAGTTTCATCGTTTCACCCCTAGTTGTTTGAATGTTCCTTGTGAACTTCAAAACCATTATACACCAAATCTCAAGAGATTTAACAAGGACGAAAAAACGGCAGGAATACTCCTGCCGCAAGGGGTGTGAACATGTCCTTTACTCTTCTCCGATGTATTTCTTAACAAAATTTGGAAGCGCAAATGCAGCTTTGTGAATTTCCTCGTTGTAGTATCTCAATGGTTCTTTGAAGTTTCTTACTTTTTCTGGGTTGTAGTCTTTTATTGGGTCCAAACCGGCTTTTGACGCATACGTATAGCTCCAAATTCCACCGGGATATGTTGGCATAAAGCCAAGGTACATCTTAACCAATGGAAAGTTGGCTTTGATTCTCTTGTAAGCTGTTGAACCCCATTCCCAGTCGTAAGTCATACCTTCCGTTTGCGCGCAGAGAATACCGTCCTCTTTAAGTGCTTCATTACACGCTTTGTAGAACTCAAGTGTGAAGAGGTGTCCGCCTTGTCCAGCTGTCGGGTCTGTCGAGTCGATGATTATAACATCAAATTCGTTCTTAAATTGTCTTACGAATTTTGCCCCGTCTTCAAAGACCAATTCTACTCTTGGGTCATTGAGTTTTGATGCTGTGTATGGAAGGTATTCCATAGCTGCTCTAACAACCATTTCGTCTATTTCGCACATGACAACTTTTTCTACGCTTGGGTGTTTCAACACTTCTCTAACACTTCCTCCATCTCCGCCACCGATGACAAGTACTTTCTTTGGATTTGGGTGCATGAACATCGGTACGTGAACAAGCATTTCGTGATACATGAATTCGTCAATTTCCGTTGTCATTGTAATACCATCAAGTGCAAATACGCGACCGTAGAAAGGTGATTCAAAAATATCTATTCTCTGATATGGGCTTTGAGCGGAATAAAGCCATCTGTTTACTTTCATGAATAATCCGCCCGGGTCACGAGAATACCATTCCATGTACAACATATGTCTTCCGGGTTTGAGTTCCATCTCTTCCATAGGCATTCCCTCCTCCTTTTCCTTATATTTTATTTAGCTTTCCCGCGTCATACAATTCACACGTATCAATTAAAGACTGACAACTGCCTGTTCGTTTTCGTCAACAACGGCTTTGTGAGATGCAGTCTCAGGAATGCCTATTTCGTCGTATCTGCCTCTTAAGTGTTCAACAACATGCACTCTCTGAGATCTGAAAACTTTCTTGAGATATGTGAAAGCCTTCCACGGGTCTACATGGTCACCACAAGTAAATAGGTCAACGGCTGCATAACCGTATTCTGGCCATGTGTGAATTGTCAAGTGAGACTCACTGACAACAACTACACCGCTCACTCCATAGGGGAGGAACCGGTGGAAAGATGAGTTGACGATGGTTGCTCCGGTTTCGTATGCAGCCTGCTTCATGTGAAACTCGATAGCATCGATGTTGTCAAGTATTTCTTTGTCACAGTCGTAGAATTCCGCAATGATGTGTCTGCCCAAGCTTTTCATCGCAATCCCTCCCCGACAAAAGATTTTTTTCTTGATTATTACTAATACTTTCGAATGTTCACTTAAGTAGACAAACTTTTTTCATATACATTGGCATGTCTATTTAAATGAACACAATGCGTCAGTATTGCGAACAATATTATATACCCCCTTTCGGGATTTTTTAGTTAAGAGAAAGTAACAATTTGTGTAATTTTTAAGCACTAAATATGAGTTGAATGAAGGGACAGATTATAATATTTTGCCTTGGGGTTAATGATAACGATTTAAAATAGACGATATTTGAAAGGAGAGGTGGCTTGTGGACAGACAGGAGAGAAGCGCTATGATTTTAACAACTTTGTTTATCACCGGAATTGTTATCTCAAACGTTATTGCGGCAAAGGTTA contains these protein-coding regions:
- a CDS encoding helix-turn-helix domain-containing protein, which codes for MKLGSKLKRLRLARGYTQEELADRCDLSRSFISQLESDKVSPSVETLERILRVLGTDLKHFFSDEQKKIIFKKDERVPVYDLPKGVNIEILMDAVEDKELDAKIVELEPGAQTEQEGYHDGDEFGYVIEGSVDIYIDGKRYRANEGDCFYYSGDCVHYMRNPGKEKAKILWIQTI
- a CDS encoding endonuclease/exonuclease/phosphatase family protein, yielding MKILTLNLHTYQELSWEKEDTLCSFLKKYRPIQETIANFITEKNVDFAFFQEAGQYIHDEADMELFGVLIKKSNYVRILSDILFEQGRNYYFTWDVSHFGFGVWEEGLGILSKYPIVEFESRYVSRKDDLNTFYSRKIIRARVYVGNNITDLYCAHFNWKEAGFVEEFLKLVNWIKEVGNDSFVIAGDFNIPYGSEEYLLVINTKIFGRRLIDAWVVANPEKPAQPTFRGDILSKESERIDYIFIPEGWEVKDSEIVFDKERVSDHMGVFCEVLNK
- the speD gene encoding adenosylmethionine decarboxylase, whose amino-acid sequence is MKSLGRHIIAEFYDCDKEILDNIDAIEFHMKQAAYETGATIVNSSFHRFLPYGVSGVVVVSESHLTIHTWPEYGYAAVDLFTCGDHVDPWKAFTYLKKVFRSQRVHVVEHLRGRYDEIGIPETASHKAVVDENEQAVVSL
- a CDS encoding outer membrane protein assembly factor BamB family protein, encoding MEKEEDIELRKVELRRRKALSAIFNTLLSYVLVCGSAFLTSNSLKNFLLFLAFIFLVNSVVKFLFVQSYRIFALIYLLGFLLLAIYSFKVEFPTLMLYYLLIALAHMLYFKKTKKRMFSFLTSLSLAFSIVEILLNLSGLSFASYLLLLAYQFLLAYAFSNAWYIDAFYFTPKRKDYTDDKGLESRGINSPFELKKPTLMFKTFGEIYSSPFVDSEESVYVVSADATFYKYAFDGTLLWSIELGSESFSGPFADKYGNLYIVDNGGEVRKYTINGEKLWSSRIGKTLTFSAVLVDDKIYVMTFDGNLYEVNSQGTKRKLLSISEYIELNPLVTEEGIYILTSEGKLYKFSIDGNEIWHLVTGFVSAMPVLGSDGNLYIGCEDKFLYSINSKDGSINWGFKTNEKINVSPALDSLDNTEHVYVGSGEELFCLDLNGNLIWKFDMSSEISVSPTVLEDNDIYIGCKGGDYFSLRRDGSVKWYWKMGAGVYAKPVMSKSQKVYVPCTDGNVYLFE
- the speE gene encoding polyamine aminopropyltransferase is translated as MEEMELKPGRHMLYMEWYSRDPGGLFMKVNRWLYSAQSPYQRIDIFESPFYGRVFALDGITMTTEIDEFMYHEMLVHVPMFMHPNPKKVLVIGGGDGGSVREVLKHPSVEKVVMCEIDEMVVRAAMEYLPYTASKLNDPRVELVFEDGAKFVRQFKNEFDVIIIDSTDPTAGQGGHLFTLEFYKACNEALKEDGILCAQTEGMTYDWEWGSTAYKRIKANFPLVKMYLGFMPTYPGGIWSYTYASKAGLDPIKDYNPEKVRNFKEPLRYYNEEIHKAAFALPNFVKKYIGEE